A single Trypanosoma brucei gambiense DAL972 chromosome 9, complete sequence DNA region contains:
- a CDS encoding nucleolar RNA binding protein, putative has translation MSGAILVYIMLHTAYKTISSPTRVVMEKLNLGCRTTCDIRACHCSPVAECMFLPLLSLSTFLSIVCAALCFLRKMVFALLELPAGVGLFKVDGNKQKLKALLSFKSTADALATTTQVVNGELAKPVRKFLKKNFVEKQITEELAVADAKLAKAIKDALAIQCVHGDDTLATFRALRANLDDLLEDVSTEQLNQTALGLAHNLNRYKLKFSPDKVDMMVVQAVALLEDLDKEINKYAMRAREWYGWHFPELAKIVNDNILYAKIVLAAKTRFNVRDTDFSDFLEEELEQKVKDAAMVSMGTEIAEEDIENICRLCSEVVAASKYRESLAAYLSSRMQTIAPNLTTMVGEQIGARLIQKAGSLLSLAKYPSSTLQILGAEKALFRALKQRQATPKYGILYNAQVVAKAAATHKGAMSRVLAAKASLSARIDSFGEGDNSAALEYRGKVEERLRQFEEGVTYGRTGNVRGRGGGMQLQQKRGPPNGNGGGAPFKRQRLDSGGFRQRE, from the coding sequence ATGAGTGGGGCCATATTGGTGTATATCATGTTGCACACGGCTTACAAAACCATCAGCAGTCCCACTAGGGTTGTAATGGAGAAGTTGAACTTAGGGTGCAGAACAACATGTGACATCCGTGCTTGTCACTGTTCACCGGTGGCTGAATgcatgtttcttcctttgctttcacTTTCCACATTTCTCTCGATAGTTTGTGCAGCTTTGTGTTTTCTGAGGAAAATGGTTTTTGCCTTATTGGAGTTGCCTGCGGGTGTGGGGCTCTTTAAGGTGGACGGCAACAAGCAAAAACTGAAGGCACTATTAAGCTTCAAGAGTACTGCGGATGCTCTTGCCACCACAACACAAGTTGTGAATGGTGAGCTCGCGAAGCCCGTGCGCAAGTTCCTCAAGAAAAACTTTGTTGAGAAACAAATAACGGAGGAATTAGCAGTCGCCGATGCAAAGCTCGCAAAAGCCATAAAGGATGCCCTCGCTATTCAGTGCGTGCATGGTGACGACACTTTGGCCACATTCCGCGCCCTGCGCGCAAACCTTGACGACCTGCTCGAGGATGTTTCGACAGAGCAACTCAACCAGACAGCACTAGGTCTCGCGCATAATTTGAACCGCTACAAGCTGAAATTTTCCCCGGACAAGGTGGACATGATGGTGGTGCAAGCCGTAGCGCTGCTGGAGGATTTGGACAAGGAGATCAACAAATATGCGATGCGAGCGCGTGAGTGGTACGGCTGGCACTTCCCTGAATTGGCGAAGATCGTCAATGATAATATACTTTATGCGAAGATTGTGTTGGCTGCGAAGACCCGCTTCAACGTCCGCGACACCGATTTCTCTGACTTCCTTGAGGAGGAGTTGGAGCAGAAGGTAAAGGATGCGGCGATGGTGTCAATGGGCACGGAGATCGCTGAGGAGGACATCGAGAACATTTGCCGGCTTTGTAGCGAGGTTGTTGCGGCGTCGAAGTATCGTGAGAGTCTTGCCGCGTACCTCAGCTCCCGCATGCAAACAATCGCTCCAAATCTCACCACAATGGTTGGTGAGCAGATTGGCGCCCGGCTGATTCAAAAGGCGGGTTCACTGCTATCACTTGCGAAGTACCCCTCTTCCACCCTACAGATCCTTGGTGCTGAGAAGGCACTCTTCCGTGCTCTCAAGCAACGGCAGGCAACGCCAAAATACGGTATTCTTTACAATGCTCAGGTGGTGGCAAAGGCGGCTGCCACCCACAAGGGCGCCATGTCCCGCGTGCTTGCCGCAAAGGCCTCTCTTAGCGCCCGTATTGACTCATTTGGCGAGGGCGACAACTCTGCGGCACTGGAGTACCGCGGTAAAGTTGAGGAACGCCTTCGGCAGTTTGAAGAGGGTGTCACATATGGCCGTACGGGTAATGTACGAGGCAGGGGTGGTGGTATGCagctgcaacagaaacgagGACCTCCTAATGGCAATGGTGGGGGGGCTCCCTTCAAACGCCAACGGCTGGACAGCGGTGGGTTCAGGCAACGTGAGTAA
- a CDS encoding actin related protein 3, putative has product MAYPVVVIDNGTGYTKMGYAGNEEPTYIIPTAYADNEASRRRSHDVFSDLDFYVGDEALAHSSSCNLYHPIKHGIVEDWDKMERIWQHCVYKYLRVDPEEHGFILTEPPANPPENREHTAEVMFETFGVKQLHIAVQGALALRASWTSGKAQQLGLVGENTGVVVDSGDGVTHIVPIVDGFVMHNAIQHIPLAGRDITNFVLEWLRERGEPVPADDALYLAQHIKEKYCYIARNIAREFETYDSDLPNHITKHHAVNRKTGESYTVDVGYEKFLGPEMFFSPDIFSREWTLPLPDVIDKAIWSCPIDCRRPLYRNVVLSGGTTMFPKFDKRLQKDLRALVSRRAKKFTKALGDPSKQITYDVNVVAHERQRYAVWYGGSMLGMSPDFAAVAKTKQEYDEHGPYVCRRNNMFHSVFE; this is encoded by the coding sequence ATGGCCTACCCGGTAGTTGTAATCGACAATGGGACAGGCTACACAAAGATGGGCTACGCTGGAAACGAGGAACCGACATATATAATCCCAACCGCTTATGCGGATAATGAAGCGTCACGCCGTCGGTCCCATGATGTTTTTAGTGATCTCGACTTTTACGTTGGAGATGAGGCACTTGCTCACTCTAGCTCTTGTAACCTTTATCATCCGATTAAGCACGGTATTGTTGAGGACTGGGACAAGATGGAGCGGATATGGCAGCACTGCGTATACAAATACCTCCGCGTAGATCCTGAAGAACATGGCTTCATACTCACTGAACCCCCTGCAAATCCCCCAGAGAACCGCGAACATACGGCGGAAGTTATGTTCGAAACCTTTGGTGTGAAGCAGTTGCACATTGCGGTGCAGGGTGCGCTAGCGTTGCGAGCGTCGTGGACGTCAGGAAAGGCGCAACAATTGGGTCTTGTGGGGGAAAACACGGGTGTTGTTGTGGATTCTGGCGATGGCGTGACGCACATCGTGCCTATTGTCGATGGTTTTGTAATGCATAACGCTATCCAACATATCCCACTTGCGGGGCGGGACATCACGAACTTTGTGCTCGAGTGGTTGCGCGAGCGGGGCGAGCCGGTGCCAGCTGACGATGCGCTATACTTAGCCCAACACATAAAGGAGAAGTACTGCTACATCGCACGCAACATAGCACGGGAATTTGAGACGTATGATAGCGACCTTCCAAATCACATTACTAAGCACCACGCGGTGAACAGGAAGACAGGGGAGTCATATACGGTAGATGTCGGCTACGAGAAGTTTCTCGGACCCGAGATGTTCTTCAGCCCAGACATATTTAGCAGAGAGTGGACGTTGCCGCTCCCCGATGTTATTGACAAGGCCATTTGGTCCTGTCCAATTGACTGTAGGCGGCCGCTTTATCGCAACGTTGTACTTTCAGGTGGGACAACGATGTTTCCCAAATTCGACAAACGGCTACAGAAGGATCTGCGTGCACTCGTGAGTCGTCGCGCAAAGAAATTCACAAAGGCTCTTGGGGACCCCAGTAAGCAAATTACGTATGATGTCAATGTGGTGGCGCATGAGCGGCAGCGGTATGCAGTGTGGTACGGTGGAAGTATGCTTGGGATGAGCCCAGACTTTGCAGCGGTGGCGAAGACAAAGCAGGAGTATGACGAACACGGTCCATATGTTTGTCGGCGGAACAACATGTTCCACTCTGTTTTTGAGTAG
- a CDS encoding actin, putative, protein MRIPEGTAKILAKVPLPDEVAVVHRNAAVVDIGACKTRIGFAGDDIPRVNEPTCVLRGGEQESTLYLRKAYDKRAIGDTVRVIEDKEVNWDAMELLLQHLDDILHLSNSEVPTPLLLTEKMLVPRAHRQRLAEMLFEKHNLCSVYFAPSPALALYASGVCSGVSVEMGYDACHVVPVFQGCPMFHAVHALEYGGKLCTQYMMNTGQPLPDVVHPRHRVDVWEHIKEKNCETCPSSTAFRRAVEMEANMNSSNEENEDYSGRNKNVVHHKLPDGTIISLGSSRFVPSEMLFDPSLAPTTEHESNHKWVEHFEYLHTYAFPQGIHRLLVDSVRKCDTDLQGLLYGALHLSGGCSLLSGLPERLRDDVASITAQAVHVEAQTERRDAAFVGGSILASLPTFQNFWVTRAEYTEFGAGAVLRRGL, encoded by the coding sequence ATGCGTATCCCGGAAGGCACTGCTAAGATTCTCGCTAAGGTTCCGCTTCCCGATGAGGTGGCCGTCGTGCACCGAAACGCGGCCGTCGTCGACATTGGTGCTTGCAAAACTCGCATTGGGTTCGCAGGGGATGATATACCACGTGTCAACGAGCCCACGTGCGTTTTGCGTGGGGGAGAGCAGGAGAGCACGTTGTACTTGCGAAAGGCATACGACAAGCGGGCGATAGGTGACACCGTCCGCGTTATCGAAGACAAGGAGGTGAATTGGGATGCCATGGAACTGTTACTGCAGCATTTGGATGACATACTACACCTAAGCAATAGCGAAGTCCCAACACCTTTGTTGCTAACGGAGAAGATGCTCGTTCCCCGCGCCCACCGTCAACGGTTGGCGGAGATGCTGTTTGAGAAACATAATCTGTGTTCCGTTTATTTTGCACCGAGTCCCGCCCTCGCGCTCTATGCCTCGGGTGTGTGCAGCGGCGTATCAGTGGAAATGGGATACGACGCCTGTCACGTGGTGCCTGTGTTTCAGGGTTGTCCCATGTTTCATGCCGTGCATGCATTGGAGTATGGGGGTAAACTGTGCACGCAGTACATGATGAACACGGGTCAGCCACTTCCGGATGTTGTGCATCCCCGCCACCGGGTGGATGTGTGGGAACatataaaggagaaaaattgTGAGACATGCCCCAGCAGTACCGCCTTCCGCAGGGCGGTAGAGATGGAGGCAAACATGAATAGTAGTAATGAAGAAAACGAGGATTACTCcggtagaaacaaaaatgtggtTCACCACAAGTTACCGGATGGCACGATCATTTCTCTGGGCTCGAGTCGGTTTGTCCCATCTGAGATGTTGTTTGATCCCTCGCTTGCACCAACCACCGAGCACGAAAGCAACCACAAGTGGGTAGAACATTTCGAATACTTACACACGTATGCTTTCCCTCAGGGTATTCATAGGCTTCTCGTCGATTCGGTGCGGAAATGCGATACCGACCTTCAGGGGTTGCTGTACGGCGCGCTACACCTGTCAGGAGGTTGCTCACTTTTAAGTGGCCTCCCTGAGAGGTTGCGGGATGATGTCGCATCTATTACGGCTCAGGCTGTGCACGTAGAGGCGCAAACGGAGCGAAGGGACGCAGCGTTTGTCGGAGGTTCCATTTTAGCATCGCTTCCGACATTCCAAAATTTTTGGGTTACCCGTGCGGAATACACCGAGTTTGGTGCCGGTGCGGTGCTGCGGCGAGGTTTGTGA
- a CDS encoding T. brucei spp.-specific protein, with protein sequence MMETDAVLPPQEEELQVLFFFLFFLFCLSAPFPRYFCLLFLRFFFVNQQRKTLKCIFGAILPLSHYVCVLFFKKMISLPECRLSFACSALLPSVSFNKKRGRKVKLFLVYCVDVYIYICPLFVSPFFFSFYCLSVSLRPFFLNSSAVSFPLSFPLTFLLSSFLTLRCVFGMCCELSRWRGCDQNVCVCAYTEMLW encoded by the coding sequence ATGATGGAAACGGACGCAGTCCTTCCACCgcaggaggaggaacttcaagtcttgtttttctttttattctttctgTTCTGTTTGTCGGCCCCGTTTCCgcgttatttttgtttgttatttttgcgttttttttttgtgaaccAACAACGAAAGACTCTGAAATGTATTTTTGGAGCCATTTTACCGTTGTCGCATTACgtgtgtgttcttttttttaaaaaaatgattaGCTTACCCGAATGTCGACTTTCCTTTGCTTGTTCAGCCCTTTTACCTTCCGTTTCcttcaacaaaaagagaggaagaaaagttaAACTGTTTCTTGTTTACTGTGTtgacgtatatatatatatttgcccTCTTTTCGTTagtcccttctttttttccttttattgtcTTTCTGTCTCTTTGcgcccattttttttaaattcttctGCTGTtagtttccccctttcctttcccttaacttttcttttatcttcaTTCCTCACTCTCCGCTGTGTCTTTGGGATGTGTTGCGAATTGAGTAGATGGAGAGGGTGCGATCAaaatgtatgtgtttgtgcgtatACGGAGATGTTGTGGTAA
- a CDS encoding cation transporter, putative: protein MSGSLNVEQGPREASPGSATLLDSPAATGMSTRHAEQVVQSIKVLYELHKSGALSLEEFNAAKQQILFPPHSLLSVSGRSSEVGHAEYVRSRHIKKRENRGSKRGSSHWSSTSSSSSSISTVSNFMVAPRPRVWLPLVDEGSGDGVNHDAVMKEELDEGFLSGPVDKAGYYSLRSRTLSQDRGRPCAPPSSNGHGSNLKRYGTFRPPWPVVIGDTSIPKESVRAPMLPVNQVFVEYFNCRGERGQTFSSVELKEHQLRPPLFLHKRFATGQRERVPEALSTLAHTQELVPSESAVLHEEYPAAEPPGAPSVSGNSSLELCLNWYWVDMVGRDPSEVMYKNALRHLTKQFDIAESFLLDREHPLVLPQICSSPEDPSQFLICLRVATAKIALDDDSVKELTNRWILVVDLKRKVVITIHRMDSSYIANMRYHWKSLMERSDISFEEFLVRIMHDAVCTYTSHLIAHSDILEKCEAKLFVSSRRGTNNVPGTEYSASKQHAEGRIFSLFVDGSSSPFLLKLMDTKNKEPMDKGLMNIFLYHLHRRASVHHRVLNMTRVVLSESFTKLGLCSKEYADEMCVHCIELIDRALEICDDAKTLLDMHISLQSFRTNELMALLTKFSAFFTPSSFLAAVYGMNFPHIPELQWAWGYPCYWLACIVACVLIYLYMYRRGLLE from the coding sequence ATGAGTGGATCGTTGAACGTGGAGCAGGGGCCGCGTGAAGCGTCACCGGGATCGGCGACACTGTTGGATTCACCGGCGGCAACAGGAATGAGTACCCGCCACGCAGAGCAAGTGGTTCAGAGTATCAAAGTCTTGTATGAGCTTCATAAAAGCGGTGCCCTTTCACTCGAGGAATTCAACGCAGCAAAACAGCAAATCCTGTTTCCACCTCATTCGTTACTATCGGTGTCGGGACGGTCAAGTGAGGTAGGGCATGCAGAATACGTGAGAAGTAGGCACatcaaaaaaagggaaaaccgCGGTAGCAAACGCGGTTCAAGTCACTGGAGCAGcacgagcagcagcagtagcaGTATCAGCACAGTTAGTAACTTTATGGTCGCACCCCGCCCGAGAGTGTGGTTGCCCCTCGTTGATGAAGGATCTGGCGATGGTGTAAATCATGACGCCGTAATGAAAGAGGAGTTAGATGAGGGATTCCTCTCTGGACCCGTGGATAAGGCGGGATACTACTCGCTTCGGTCAAGAACTCTATCCCAGGACCGGGGAAGACCCTGTGCGCCGCCGAGCAGCAACGGCCATGGGAGCAACCTAAAGCGTTATGGTACATTTAGGCCCCCATGGCCCGTCGTGATTGGTGACACCAGCATCCCCAAAGAATCTGTTCGGGCACCGATGCTCCCCGTCAATCAAGTGTTTGTGGAATACTTCAACTGCCGCGGCGAGCGGGGTCAAACGTTTAGCAGCGTGGAACTCAAGGAACATCAGTTGCGTCCacccctctttcttcataAGCGGTTTGCTACAGGGCAGCGTGAGAGGGTACCGGAGGCGCTAAGTACTTTGGCCCATACGCAGGAACTGGTTCCGTCTGAGTCTGCAGTTTTGCATGAAGAATATCCAGCAGCAGAGCCGCCGGGTGCCCCTTCCGTATCGGGGAACTCCAGTTTAGAGTTGTGCCTTAACTGGTATTGGGTAGATATGGTGGGTCGTGACCCCTCGGAGGTAATGTACAAAAATGCTCTCCGTCATTTGACGAAGCAGTTTGATATTGCAGAATCTTTTCTACTGGACCGCGAGCACCCTCTGGTGTTACCGCAGATTTGCAGTTCCCCTGAGGATCCCTCGCAGTTCCTAATTTGCCTCCGTGTTGCCACAGCTAAAATTGCGCTCGATGATGACAGTGTAAAGGAACTTACGAACCGCTGGATTCTCGTGGTAGATCTGAAGCGAAAGGTTGTCATCACCATCCACCGCATGGATAGTTCGTATATTGCCAACATGCGCTATCACTGGAAATCATTGATGGAACGAAGTGACATATCGTTCGAAGAGTTTCTTGTGAGGATCATGCATGACGCGGTCTGTACATACACCAGCCATCTAATTGCCCACTCCGATATTCTCGAGAAGTGTGAGGCAAAGCTCTTTGTTTCCAGTCGCAGGGGGACAAATAATGTTCCGGGTACCGAGTACAGCGCTAGCAAGCAGCATGCTGAAGGGAGGATCTTCTCACTTTTTGTCGATGGTTCCTCATCACCGTTTCTCTTGAAGTTGATggatacaaaaaataaagagccGATGGATAAGGGGCTCATGAACATTTTCCTTTATCATTTACATCGTCGTGCGAGTGTTCACCACCGTGTACTTAATATGACGAGGGTAGTGCTTTCCGAGAGCTTCACAAAACTTGGACTTTGCAGTAAGGAATATGCGGATGAGATGTGTGTACACTGCATAGAGCTGATCGACCGCGCGCTAGAAATTTGCGATGATGCCAAAACTCTCCTCGACATGCATATTTCTTTGCAATCGTTTCGAACGAACGAACTAATGGCGCTTCTAACGAAATTTTCGGCCTTCTTCACACCTAGTTCTTTCCTTGCCGCAGTGTATGGTATGAATTTTCCCCACATACCTGAGTTGCAATGGGCATGGGGCTATCCATGCTATTGGTTGGCATGTATTGTGGCTTGTGTCCTCATATATCTTTACATGTACCGACGAGGACTTCTGGAGTAG
- a CDS encoding cysteine peptidase, Clan CA, family C19,putative: protein MNQNNLSCEDSDVSTNPGNASPGSGDDSGTSSEGHPSCVDNSVSPSVSSLLSQAEKSATDSVHAEEEHLEKETELRQGMKQGGFVKSAGRGSKDPLALEQAVAPAIPVPFVGLINEGCTCYLNSLLQMLFHLCYFRNAVYLTPTDANDESCSIPRALQSVFHEMEVRRTPVHTKKLTAAFDWTESELYSQHDIQEMATLLRDNLEERMKGSVSEGAINRMFEGYGEQVVATLDKSFCSRSRDTFYDIHLPLEGHTNLMDSLRSLTAKDMLVGDNKYRVEEPGREPQYKDAQKSYEFRRFPPVIWFHLKRFEMDLTSPILETKKVNSYLEFPVELSLEELEHETPSNWGEYATQVFAGDMGDEKKMMGDDGGEKRKRRKGDNEAATAIARPFSRDTPAVYDLQGVIVHKGSVRSGHYYCYIREWDATEKRFTRWLEFDDERVTVVSQEVAVNDNFGVPAPTEGRPLWHMPTNNAYMLSYVRRADCQRMFERPKNNIVPQCVRDQLREEIQEEKRREEEANMRRRKLVLYVLTDEIISEHVKRVQRETFPSDPRIWEEVCFRVEVEKTTPLQMVYVSVAECVPNVKKRFRFDDFRLWLSPWTSHIHVAVPLQLTESTKNCSLTEYLNYRNDDKSPLMHFLVYLQRRTTLPQLYVPNTASLFVNQRLGAEAVAACNGCAIVLPKPTPISSITFYTIYFSDYAAPCNVHICLYAADDQKTPCESKTCTLSRDLCMFDVNSTGQKIALIRCAVRGSLAWVYLLAKERPSMSSLRVTYGSEGEGIEETNISSLPRIDRCAVLVFLKYFNPVTRHVAYAGSAMIPLHATVADCGRVLLRLLGEDPDLVDTLRIYEESQCQNVLLDNEKTLQNSGIIVGSVLIAQQRNSRVHSYTDVNDYLLSLPNFIHVKATHSVFEERYMFSEEDLGYEADNVEGSDDCVVPARPAVVEASIPMSDADSEVRGQTTFYPPRNFHVIKAYMLTLDSQLKYDEVCEAIGTASGHDPAFIRLYKGTCGGNPNCGEILTPEVDPAPSDMVLSGLLWGNRVDVIFFEVLREPRRVVECRPRLVVTVRGRKNEAIYKEKLVVPQGTTVGDVVEQAVRRCAITVERTFCSDGGAGAALDAGGSVNRCSRSRSNNSEVMSSQVITPFVIAPHYLALVVDPRERLINCIIEVPVMEDGTCDCNCFIDDLVSQAVAAYGTAGLCAPMEPLTIFVVPAPPLQKDQFRIACCHGEVFADRDDSLPLMFGQPFVVTADYHATVETLRDILLEYTGVPANEVVPLQRGVVVIATRRSVFLPWSECFFEFVRREERKRGPFTPSLLLNHRRPREKPGSRYVAQAAPALRISRR from the coding sequence ATGAATCAGAACAATTTATCTTGCGAGGACAGTGATGTTTCCACTAATCCTGGAAACGCCTCACCAGGTTCTGGGGATGATAGCGGAACATCTTCTGAGGGACATCCGTCATGTGTGGATAATTCCGTGTCGCCGTCGGTATCTTCTCTGTTATCGCAAGCGGAAAAGAGCGCCACTGATTCAGTTCATGCAGAGGAGGAGCActtggaaaaagaaacggagtTGAGACAAGGGATGAAACAGGGAGGGTTTGTAAAGAGCGCTGGACGCGGAAGCAAGGATCCGCTCGCGCTTGAGCAAGCAGTGGCACCCGCGATACCGGTGCCATTTGTTGGTCTTATAAATGAGGGTTGTACATGTTACTTGAACTCTCTTCTTCAAATGTTGTTTCACTTATGCTACTTCCGAAACGCTGTTTATCTCACACCAACGGACGCTAATGATGAGAGTTGCTCGATACCTCGTGCGCTGCAATCAGTTTTCCATGAGATGGAGGTACGCCGTACCCCAGTGCATACAAAAAAGCTGACAGCCGCCTTCGACTGGACTGAGAGCGAGCTTTACTCTCAGCATGACATTCAAGAAATGGCCACGCTGCTTCGTGACAATCTTGAGGAGCGAATGAAGGGATCTGTAAGTGAGGGCGCGATCAACCGGATGTTTGAGGGTTATGGCGAGCAAGTTGTTGCAACACTCGACAAGAGCTTTTGTTCACGCAGCCGGGACACCTTTTACGATATCCACCTTCCCCTCGAGGGGCATACCAACCTCATGGATAGTTTACGCTCGCTCACAGCGAAGGACATGCTTGTTGGGGACAACAAGTATCGCGTTGAGGAACCTGGGAGGGAGCCACAATATAAGGACGCACAGAAAAGTTATGAATTCCGTCGCTTTCCACCTGTTATTTGGTTTCATTTAAAACGGTTCGAAATGGATCTCACATCACCTATACTGGAGACGAAGAAGGTGAACAGTTACTTGGAGTTTCCCGTGGAGTTGTCCCTCGAGGAATTGGAACACGAGACGCCCTCAAATTGGGGGGAATACGCTACTCAAGTATTTGCTGGGGATATGggtgatgaaaagaaaatgatgggAGATGATGGGggtgagaagaggaagaggagaaaaggagataaTGAAGCAGCAACGGCTATTGCACGGCCCTTCAGTAGGGATACACCAGCCGTATATGATCTGCAGGGAGTTATTGTGCACAAGGGTTCTGTCCGTAGCGGTCACTACTACTGCTACATAAGGGAATGGGATGCCACTGAGAAGAGGTTTACGCGTTGGTTGGAATTTGATGATGAGAGGGTGACAGTTGTCAGCCAGGAGGTTGCGGTCAATGACAACTTCGGCGTGCCTGCTCCAACAGAGGGAAGGCCACTCTGGCACATGCCTACTAATAATGCTTATATGCTTTCATATGTAAGACGTGCCGATTGTCAGAGGATGTTTGAACGGCCGAAGAATAACATTGTTCCTCAGTGTGTAAGGGATCAACTTCGGGAGGAAATCCAGGAGGAGAAACGacgtgaggaggaggcaaaCATGCGTCGCAGAAAGTTGGTGCTATACGTCCTCACGGATGAAATAATCAGTGAGCATGTCAAGCGAGTACAACGTGAGACCTTTCCATCAGATCCTCGGATTTGGGAGGAAGTTTGTTTCCGTGTCGAAGTAGAAAAAACTACTCCGCTTCAAATGGTGTATGTTTCTGTCGCTGAGTGCGTACCGAACGTTAAAAAGAGGTTCAGGTTTGACGATTTCCGACTCTGGCTCTCTCCGTGGACAAGCCACATCCACGTTGCGGTGCCGTTGCAACTGACCGAATCAACTAAGAATTGCTCACTCACTGAATACCTCAACTATAGGAACGATGACAAATCACCACTGATGCACTTCCTTGTGTACCTACAACGACGGACAACACTTCCGCAACTTTATGTACCGAATACCGCTTCATTGTTTGTTAATCAACGACTTGGGGCTGAGGCGGTGGCTGCGTGCAACGGATGCGCCATTGTCCTCCCCAAACCAACTCCCATCAGCAGTATTACGTTCTACACAATTTACTTTTCTGATTATGCGGCGCCATGCAACGTGCATATTTGCCTGTACGCTGCTGATGATCAAAAAACTCCTTGTGAAAGCAAAACATGTACACTCAGCCGGGACCTATGCATGTTTGACGTGAACTCCACGGGGCAAAAAATCGCATTAATCCGGTGCGCTGTGAGAGGTTCGCTAGCGTGGGTCTATTTATTAGCAAAGGAAAGACCCTCAATGTCGTCGTTACGGGTGACATATGGGTctgaaggggaggggatcGAAGAAACTAACATTTCGTCTCTCCCCCGTATTGACAGGTGTGCTGTTTTGGTCTTTCTCAAATATTTCAACCCCGTCACCCGCCACGTTGCCTACGCAGGATCGGCGATGATTCCACTGCACGCAACAGTTGCCGATTGTGGGCGAGTGTTGCTACGTCTTTTGGGTGAGGACCCTGACTTAGTTGATACTCTTCGAATATATGAGGAAAGCCAGTGCCAAAATGTACTACTCGATAATGAGAAGACTCTCCAGAACTCTGGTATCATAGTTGGTAGTGTACTGATTGCGCAACAACGCAATTCGCGTGTGCACTCATATACTGATGTAAACGACTATCTGCTTAGTCTGCCAAACTTTATCCATGTGAAGGCCACCCATTCCGTCTTTGAGGAGCGCTACATGTTTTCGGAAGAAGACTTGGGTTATGAGGCTGATAATGTTGAAGGAAGTGATGATTGCGTTGTACCAGCAAGGCCGGCCGTCGTGGAGGCGTCAATTCCCATGTCCGATGCGGACAGTGAGGTTCGCGGACAGACGACGTTCTACCCACCAAGGAACTTTCACGTCATCAAAGCATATATGCTTACATTAGATAGCCAGTTGAAGTACGATGAGGTCTGTGAAGCAATTGGTACTGCAAGCGGACATGACCCAGCTTTCATTCGGTTGTACAAAGGTACTTGCGGTGGCAATCCCAACTGTGGGGAGATATTAACGCCAGAGGTGGACCCTGCACCCAGCGATATGGTCCTTTCAGGGTTATTGTGGGGTAACCGTGTGGATGTCATCTTTTTTGAGGTACTGCGCGAGCCACGACGCGTGGTGGAGTGTCGCCCGCGCCTCGTAGTGACGGTACGGGGTCGGAAGAATGAGGCAATATACAAGGAGAAGCTTGTGGTTCCACAGGGTACCACAGTTGGTGATGTGGTAGAACAGGCAGTTCGGCGATGTGCGATAACTGTTGAGCGCACATTTTGTTCTGACGGGGGAGCAGGGGCCGCCTTGGATGCTGGCGGTAGTGTCAACAgatgcagcagaagcagaAGCAATAACAGTGAGGTGATGAGTTCACAGGTTATCACTCCTTTTGTCATTGCCCCTCATTACCTTGCGCTTGTCGTCGACCCCCGCGAGCGTCTAATCAACTGCATCATCGAAGTGCCCGTTATGGAAGACGGCACGTGTGACTGTAATTGTTTTATCGATGACTTGGTTTCACAAGCGGTGGCTGCATACGGAACCGCCGGTCTCTGTGCCCCAATGGAGCCACTAacaatttttgttgtgcctGCTCCGCCGCTGCAGAAGGATCAGTTCCGGATTGCTTGCTGTCATGGTGAAGTATTTGCTGACCGGGATGACAGTCTCCCACTAATGTTTGGGCagccttttgttgttacggCAGATTACCACGCAACTGTAGAGACACTGCGGGATATCCTCCTCGAGTACACGGGTGTTCCCGCTAATGAAGTTGTGCCTTTACAACGTGGTGTTGTTGTCATAGCCACAAGGCGAAGCGTTTTCCTTCCTTGGAGCGAATGTTTCTTTGAATTTGTGAGgcgggaagagagaaaaaggggtCCATTCACTCCGTCACTGCTGCTAAACCACCGTCGGCCGAGAGAAAAACCGGGATCGCGGTACGTGGCGCAGGCTGCTCCGGCGTTACGTATTTcaagaaggtga